The Phacochoerus africanus isolate WHEZ1 chromosome X, ROS_Pafr_v1, whole genome shotgun sequence genome has a segment encoding these proteins:
- the ZNF41 gene encoding zinc finger protein 41 isoform X2, with protein MKVLIKERGYEYKNIEKIIHVSSRHVPSIKRLRNCDTFGKNLKHTLNLHNHNKSNATKNFDKIFENGNNFAHSSSSTKNENAANTRANSCELNRCEKHLGHKQILTHHQKIHTGEKLYECAEYVKTLTQKSHLFEHQRIIHAGEKSHECNKSENIFAQKPQIEVPQSVYTREKPFICAQCGKAFTLRSNLITHQKIHTGQKPYKCSECGKAFFHRSYLFRHMRIHTGEKPYECSECGRGFSQNSDLNIHQKTHTGEKHYACSECGKAFTRKSALRMHQRIHTGEKPYVCTECGKAFIQKSHFNTHQRIHTGEKPYECSDCGKSFIKKSQLHVHQRIHTGEKPYICTECGKVFTHRTNLTTHQKTHTGEKPYMCAECGKAFSDQSNLIKHQKTHTGEKPYKCNGCGKAFIWKSRLKIHQKSHIGERHYECNECGKAFIQKSTLSVHQRIHTGEKPYACPECGKAFIQKSHFIAHHRIHTGEKPYECSDCGKCFTKKSQLRVHQKIHTGEKPNICAECGKAFTDRSNLITHQKIHTREKPYKCSDCGKTFTWKSRLTIHQKSHTGERHYECSKCGKAFIQKATLSMHQIIHTGKKPYACTECQKAFTDRSNLIKHQKTHSGEKLYKASD; from the coding sequence ATGAAAGTATTGATTAAGGAGAGAGGCTACGAGTATAAAAACATCgaaaaaataattcatgtgaGTAGCAGACATGTTCCTTCAATTAAAAGACTCCGTAACTGTGACACATTTGGAAAGAATTTGAAGCATACTTTAAACTTACATAATCATAATAAAAGCAATGCAACAAAGAACTTTGATAAGATTTTTGAAAATGGCAACAATTTTGCCCATAGCTCTTCCTCGACTAAGAACGAGAATGCTGCTAATACAAGAGCAAATTCCTGTGAACTTAATCGATGTGAAAAACATCTTGGCCATAAACAAATTCTCACCCACCATCAGAAAATTCATACTGGAGAAAAGCTTTATGAATGTGCTGAATATGTAAAGACCCTCACCCAGAAGTCACATCTTTTTGAGCATCAGAGAATAATACATGCTGGAGAAAAGTCCCATGAATGCAACAAAAGTGAGAACATCTTCGCTCAGAAGCCACAAATTGAGGTGCCTCAAAGTGTTTATACAAGAGAGAAACCCTTTATATGTGCTCAGTGTGGGAAGGCCTTTACTCTCAGGTCAAACCTCATTACACATCAGAAAATTCATACTGGGCAGAAACCCTATAAATGCAGTGAGTGTGGAAAAGCCTTTTTCCACAGATCATATCTTTTTAGACATATGAGAATTCATACAGGAGAAAAACCTTATGAATGCAGTGAATGTGGAAGAGGCTTCTCCCAGAATTCCGACCTCAATATACATCAGAaaactcatactggagagaaacacTATGCATGCAGTGAATGCGGGAAAGCCTTTACAAGAAAATCAGCACTCAGGAtgcatcagagaattcacacagGCGAGAAACCCTATGTATGCActgaatgtgggaaggccttcatcCAGAAGTCCCATTTCAATacacatcagagaattcatactggagaaaaaCCTTATGAATGCAGCGACTGTGGGAAATCATTCATTAAGAAATCACAACTCCATGTGCATCAAAGAATTCATACAGGAGAAAAGCCTTACATATGTACAGAATGTGGAAAGGTGTTCACTCACAGGACAAATCTCACTACCCATCAGAaaactcatactggagagaaaccatatATGTGTGCCGaatgtgggaaggctttcagtgaTCAATCAAATCTCATCAAACACCAAAAAACTCATACCGGAGAGAAACCTTATAAGTGCAACGGCTGTGGAAAGGCCTTCATATGGAAGTCACGCCTCAAGATACATCAGAAATCTCACATTGGAGAGAGACACTATGAatgcaatgaatgtgggaaagcctttatcCAGAAATCAACACTCAGTGTGCATCAGAGAATccatacaggagagaaaccctatgcgTGTCctgaatgtgggaaggccttcatcCAGAAATCACATTTCATTGCGCATCatagaattcatactggagagaagccttatGAATGCAGTGACTGTGGGAAGTGCTTCACGAAGAAGTCACAACTCCGTGTGCATCAGAAaattcacacaggagagaaacccaaTATATGTGCTGAATGTGGAAAGGCCTTCACTGATAGGTCAAATCTCATAACACACCAGAAAATCCATACTAGAGAGAAACCCTATAAATGCAGTGATTGTGGAAAAACCTTCACCTGGAAGTCACGCCTCACTATCCATCAGAAATCTCATACTGGAGAAAGACACTATGAATGCAGTAAATGCGGGAAAGCTTTCATTCAGAAAGCCACACTAAGTATGCATCAGATAATTCATACAGGAAAGAAACCTTATGCTTGTACAGAATGTCAGAAGGCTTTCACTGACAGATCAAATCTCATTAAACACCAGAAAACTCACAGTGGAGAAAAACTGTACAAAGCCAGTGACTGA